A single window of Eucalyptus grandis isolate ANBG69807.140 chromosome 1, ASM1654582v1, whole genome shotgun sequence DNA harbors:
- the LOC104456689 gene encoding QWRF motif-containing protein 3, with product MKSRRPYLFYLLCRQFQMFVSLSLTVLAARQRSPHISINLSPFHLSLSLSYAQASKSMKNDKEITASDQPIKPRRPKSREVSSRYLSPPSTPTHDSGIPSPTQGSSPMRRKPSASSHDSRKHQSLEELGFARGSLWPSATAISSPSRSSSKKLDTLADHLGNDRLNDHLDRKGRNKVASAENSAHLSRQRSGTKISRIENVKGSSKENNRPIIGGSMRYTGKLLFPGRKSSSSNKGSDSPAPTIPGRFSVDENALYKKSSNRKSDSFTDHTLESESECSDVSSSASNLSSTTTMGKAGIEVSSRYMNDVTGRSSRRTSDSNVQHPLSFDETTRSNKFTVKGAIKRASSLAGYRSATSQWALSPGRSGSSPVSVENYERPLSFSSLKPPSSPSRHNGVEKLLNMGLDLFKIKKPSSHSSPLSPAGAEHVHQLRLLHNRLIQWQYVNAKANAANSKITSQAERNLACAWSSLTKLQHSVLQKKLQMEKEKFQMKLNLILYSQIRPLETWGDVERQHLLAISKTTESLQSIVCRLPLIEGAEVKPRSTSFALRHALDLTTSIKSAISDISPLGDGTVSLLSELANVVGQEKLLLEECLEYLRTISTLEIQERSLTCSMIQMNLWWQQQQQEEQVQLQRQQNCQ from the exons ATGAAATCTCGCCGGCCGTATCTATTTTATCTACTTTGCCGCCAATTTCAAATGTTTGTTTCTTTGTCACTAACCGTCCTCGCTGCTCGCCAAAGAAGCCCTCATATCTCCATCAATCTCTCCcctttccatctctctctctctctctcctatgcCCAAGCAAGTAAAAGCATGAAGAATGACAAGGAGATCACAGCTTCAGATCAACCCATCAAGCCTCGACGCCCCAAGTCCCGCGAAGTGAGCTCACGCTACCTCTCCCCGCCATCGACTCCCACTCATGACAGTGGGATCCCGTCGCCGACCCAAGGCTCGTCGCCAATGCGGCGTAAGCCCAGCGCGAGCTCCCATGATTCTAGGAAGCACCAGAGCCTTGAGGAGTTGGGCTTTGCAAGAGGGTCGCTGTGGCCTTCGGCGACTGCGATCTCGTCCCCTTCACGGTCCTCAAGCAAGAAACTGGACACTCTTGCGGATCACCTCGGGAACGACAGGTTGAATGATCATTTGGACCGCAAAGGCAGAAATAAGGTTGCGAGTGCTGAGAATTCTGCACATTTGAGCAGGCAGAGGAGTGGCACCAAGATCAGTAGAATCGAGAATGTAAAGGGGAGCAGTAAAGAGAACAACAGGCCCATTATCGGCGGTTCCATGAGGTACACCGGTAAATTATTGTTTCCTGGCAGAAAATCGTCATCTTCGAACAAGGGGTCGGATAGTCCTGCCCCAACAATCCCTGGAAGATTCTCTGTTGATGAAAATGCTCTTTACAAGAAATCTTCCAACAGGAAATCTGATTCTTTCACGGACCACACTCTTGAATCCGAATCCGAATGCAGCGATGTATCCTCTTCAGCATCCAATTTATCGTCCACGACAACAATGGGGAAAGCTGGTATAGAGGTTTCTTCCAGGTACATGAATGATGTAACAGGAAGGTCCAGCAGGCGGACTTCAGATTCGAATGTTCAGCATCCTCTGTCGTTCGATGAAACCACTCGGTCGAACAAGTTTACGGTAAAAGGCGCGATCAAGAGGGCTAGTTCACTCGCTGGGTACAGAAGTGCAACATCGCAATGGGCTCTGTCACCCGGCAGGTCAGGTTCATCTCCAGTGTCTGTAGAAAATTATGAGAGGCCGTTGTCTTTTTCGAGCTTGAAGCCACCGTCAAGTCCCTCTAGGCATAATGGTGTGGAGAAGTTGCTTAATATGGGACTTGATCTGTTCAAAATTAAGAAACCCTCATCTCATTCATCTCCTCTAAGTCCTGCTGGTGCGGAACATGTTCATCAACTTCGTCTGCTTCATAATCGGTTGATACAATGGCAGTATGTGAATGCTAAAGCCAATGCTGCGAACTCAAAGATCACTAGCCAGGCCGAG AGAAATTTAGCATGTGCTTGGAGCAGCCTCACAAAACTGCAACATTCTGTGCTCCAGAAGAAATTAcagatggagaaagaaaagttcCAAATGAAGCTGAACCTGATACTCTATTCCCAA ATTAGACCACTGGAAACTTGGGGAGACGTGGAAAGGCAACACTTGCTAGCAATTTCCAAGACAACCGAGTCCTTGCAATCTATTGTCTGCAGATTACCACTTATAGAAGGTGCAGAG GTCAAGCCACGATCTACTTCATTCGCTCTTCGACATGCTTTGGATCTCACGACCTCTATCAAGTCAGCAATAAGCGATATCTCCCCATTG GGAGATGGCACTGTTTCGTTGCTCTCGGAGTTGGCGAATGTGGTTGGGCAAGAAAAGCTGCTCTTGGAGGAGTGCCTGGAGTATCTTAGGACCATATCCACGCTAGAG ATCCAAGAGAGGAGTTTAACATGTAGCATGATTCAAATGAATCTATGgtggcagcagcagcagcaggaggaACAAGTACAACTACAACGACAACAAAACTGTCAATAG
- the LOC104440413 gene encoding glutamate formimidoyltransferase: MRRRSEGDLAASNDGCKENKKISSTSMLLCCKLFISESRNRAVLDSIERAAHLDPETIIVNKFEDRAYNRVRYTLVSHVVHDCTGQAVYSPLQQTVMAMAEAAFEAINLELHSGAHPRLGVVDDIVFHPLARASLDEAAWLAKAVAADIGLKLQVPVFLYAAAHPTGKALDTIRRELGYFRPNFMGNQWAGWTMPEVLPERPDEGPTHVSRTRGITMIGARPWVALYNVPILSTDVSATRRIARMVSARGGGLPTVQTLGLVHGEDATEIACMLLEPNQIGADRVQNRVEMLAAQEGLDVERGYFTDFSPEMIIEKYVKLVSSRED, translated from the exons ATGCGAAGAAGATCAGAAGGTGACCTCGCCGCTTCCAACGATGGCTGcaag GAGAACAAGAAGATCAGCAGCACCAGCATGCTTCTGTGCTGCAAGCTCTTCATATCTGAATCAAGAAACCGCGCTGTGCTCGACTCCATCGAACGGGCGGCCCACCTCGACCCTGAGACCATCATCGTGAATAAGTTTGAGGATCGGGCTTACAACCGTGTCCGGTACACTCTGGTGTCCCACGTCGTCCATGACTGCACAGGCCAGGCTGTGTACAGCCCTTTGCAACAAACTGTCATGGCCATGGCCGAAGCAGCTTTTGAGGCAATAAACTTGGAACTGCACTCGGGAGCCCACCCTCGGCTAGGGGTGGTGGATGACATCGTCTTCCATCCGCTTGCCCGAGCTTCTCTCGATGAAGCAGCTTGGCTTGCCAAAGCTGTGGCTGCTGACATTGGCCTCAAACTCCAAG TGCCAGTGTTCCTGTATGCTGCTGCCCACCCAACCGGAAAGGCACTAGACACCATCAGGCGGGAGCTTGGCTACTTCCGGCCCAATTTCATGGGCAACCAATGGGCAGGATGGACGATGCCCGAAGTCCTCCCCGAAAGGCCGGATGAGGGCCCGACACATGTATCTCGAACGAGAGGCATCACCATGATTGGGGCCCGGCCGTGGGTTGCCCTGTACAATGTCCCCATCCTGTCAACTGATGTGTCAGCCACCCGGCGAATAGCCCGTATGGTGAGCGCTCGGGGAGGAGGGTTACCGACGGTGCAAACGCTGGGCTTGGTTCATGGCGAAGATGCGACTGAGATCGCTTGCATGCTGCTGGAGCCCAACCAGATTGGAGCAGACCGGGTCCAGAACCGAGTCGAAATGCTAGCAGCCCAGGAAGGACTGGATGTGGAGAGAGGATATTTTACCGACTTCTCACCAGAAATGATAATAGAAAAGTATGTGAAATTAGTGTCTTCCAGGGAAGACTAA
- the LOC104440382 gene encoding beta-glucuronosyltransferase GlcAT14A — MRKNANPHLVRIFSDRKWIPPFFASLLVLVTLLFSAVFGLFGSPYGEYQSAFEEKLDDRNGLFVESEIDKSANANGRLAGDAPRFAYLISGTKGDSQRMMRTLQAIYHPRNQYILHLDLEASPRERMDLTLSVKNDPTFREVENVRVMAQSNLVTYKGPTMIACTLQAIAIMLRENLRWDWFINLSAADYPLMTQDDLLFVFTNLSRSLNFIEHAQFAGWKLDQRAKPIIIDPGLYLSKKSDISLTTQRRSLPTSFKLFTGSAWVMLTRDFLEYCIWGWDNLPRTILMYYTNFISSPEGYFHTVICNAKEYRKTAISHDLHYIAWAEPPGQHPLDLSLRHFDKMIKSNAPFARKFRKDDPVLHLIDSELLGRKKGRFTPGGWCIGNSDGEADPCSLRGDESVFKPGPGAERLLELLQELLSEGFRSKQCS, encoded by the exons ATGAGGAAAAATGCTAATCCTCACCTGGTAAGGATTTTCAGTGATCGAAAATGGATCCCTCCGTTTTTCGCGAGTTTACTCGTGTTGGTCACGCTGTTGTTTTCTGCTGTTTTCGGGTTGTTTGGATCTCCTTACGGTGAATATCAATCCGCATTTGAGGAGAAGTTGGATGATCGAAATGGGCTCTTTGTAGAATCAGAGATAGACAAATCGGCCAATGCCAATGGCCGTTTAGCAGGGGATGCACCCAGATTTGCGTATCTTATTTCGGGTACAAAAGGCGATAGTCAGAGGATGATGAGAACTTTACAAGCTATTTATCATCCTAGAAACCAGTATATTCTGCATCTGGACCTTGAGGCGTCACCTCGCGAACGGATGGATTTGACCCTGTCTGTAAAGAATGATCCGACATTCCGTGAAGTAGAGAATGTCAGAGTAATGGCTCAGTCGAATTTGGTTACTTATAAGGGACCTACGATGATTGCATGTACACTTCAGGCCATTGCAATTATGTTGAGGGAGAATTTGCGATGGGACTGGTTTATAAATCTTAGCGCTGCAGATTATCCTCTTATGACACAGGATG ATCTGCTATTTGTATTTACCAATTTGTCCAGAAGCCTGAATTTTATTGAACATGCTCAGTTTGCTGGGTGGAAATT GGACCAACGGGCGAAACCAATCATCATTGATCCAGGGCTCTACTTGTCAAAAAAGTCTGACATATCTTTGACCACTCAACGTCGATCACTGCCAACATCCTTTAAGTTGTTTACTG GATCTGCTTGGGTGATGCTAACCCGTGATTTTCTCGAGTACTGCATTTGGGGATGGGACAACCTTCCTAGAACCATTCTCATGTACTACACAAACTTTATATCTTCTCCAGAAGGTTATTTTCACACCGTCATTTGTAATGCCAAAGAGTACCGCAAGACTGCTATAAGCCACGACCTTCACTACATTGCTTGGGCTGAGCCACCAGGGCAGCATCCTCTTGATCTCTCCCTCAGGCATTTCGATAAAATGATTAAAAGCAATGCACCATTTGCGAGAAAGTTCCGGAAAGATGATCCAGTCTTGCATTTGATTGACAGCGAGCTTTTAGGTAGGAAAAAAGGCCGGTTCACACCTGGAGGGTGGTGCATTGGCAACTCAGATggtgaggccgacccttgcTCCTTGCGGGGTGACGAGTCAGTATTTAAGCCAGGACCTGGAGCTGAGAGATTGCTGGAGTTGCTTCAGGAACTTTTGTCTGAAGGATTCCGGAGCAAGCAGTGCTCTTAA
- the LOC104456697 gene encoding protein STRUBBELIG-RECEPTOR FAMILY 3, with protein sequence MKVAGRSRGIRRSASVVDGVDLKIYVQFLLGFLFIFAARISLGDTNPGDVTAINNLYVSLGSPALPGWVASGGDPCGGSWQGVSCNNTEIQSITINGANLGGELGDSLGSFASIKTIDLSNNHIGGSIPSNLPVTLQTLFLSANQFTGSIPSSLSSLTELSAMSLNDNLLSGEIPDAFQNLIGLINLDLSSNNLSGHLPPSLGNVSSLTTLRIQNNQLSGTLDVLQNLPMRDLNIENNLFSGPIPDKLLSIPNFRKDGNPFNSSAPLPSPSPSTPTAPSSPGTPFFVGGGPPSSTKAPPKQADGPSAREQSKSGSSKKSSTKRIVWIVIAVVISFIILVLALVLLIPACIQRRHEIDRLSKSHNTGAYNGKRENPRENPSLGPPPSHLDKVPKETAVVKLSEDHQPESRKVWAVPRTQNERERNAQRTGLMPDREDQESDVSALEAYLMPPPPPPPPPPTPPPPPPPPLEIIVKPTVPEQTMATKPSVRTRIPLVSAKSFTIAYLQQYTNSFSQENLIGQSGMLGRVYRAELPNGKLLAVKKLDKKAPSQQKDVEFLELVNNIDKIRHANIVELMGYCAEHGERLLIYEYCSNGTLQDALHSDDDLKKNFSWNSRVRMALDAARALEYLHGVCQPPIVHRNFKSSNILLDDDLSVRISDCGLDALISSGSVSQLSGQLQSTYGYGAPEFESGIYTIKSDVYSFGVVMLELLTGRKSYDKSRNRGEQFLVRWAVPQLHDIDALSRMVDPSVEGQYPVKSLSRFADIISSCVKAEPSFRPQMSEVVQDLSDMIRRDPHP encoded by the exons ATGAAGGTGGCGGGGAGATCAAGGGGGATAAGAAGATCCGCATCTGTTGTGGATGGGGTGGACTTGAAGATCTACGTGCAGTTCTTGCTGGgctttctgtttatttttgCAGCTCGCATTTCGCTTGGCGATACTAATCCTGGCGATG TTACTGCGATAAATAACTTGTATGTGTCTCTGGGGTCCCCTGCTCTCCCTGGGTGGGTTGCTAGCGGAGGAGACCCGTGTGGAGGCTCATGGCAAGGAGTTTCTTGCAATAATACCGAAATACAATCAAT TACTATTAATGGAGCCAATTTGGGAGGCGAACTGGGGGATAGCTTGGGGTCATTTGCTTCCATCAAAACTAT AGATCTGAGCAACAACCACATAGGCGGCAGCATTCCATCAAACTTGCCTGTTACCTTGCAAACCTT ATTTCTTTCAGCTAATCAGTTCACTGGAAGCATCCCAAGTTCTTTGTCTTCTCTGACTGAACTGTCAGCCAT GTCTCTAAATGACAATCTTTTGAGTGGTGAAATTCCAGATGCTTTCCAAAATCTTATAGGATTAATCAATCT CGACTTATCCAGTAACAATTTGAGTGGgcatcttcctccttctttgggaAATGTATCGTCTTTGACCACCCT ACGCATACAGAACAACCAGTTATCGGGAACCCTTGATGTTCTACAAAACCTTCCCATGAGAGATCT GAATATAGAGAATAACCTTTTCTCTGGACCTATACCTGATAAATTACTGAGTATACCGAACTTCAG AAAAGATGGAAATCCTTTCAATTCCAGTGCTCCGTTACCTTCACCTTCACCTTCGACCCCAACGGCACCGTCATCACCAGGAACTCCTTTTTTCGTGGGCGGTGGGCCACCATCTTCCACCAAAGCACCTCCAAAACAGGCGGATGGACCGTCTGCGAGAGAGCAATCAAAATCTGGTTCCTCGAAAAAGTCATCCACCAAAAGAATCGTTTGGATAGTAATAGCGGTAGTCATATCATTTATAATTTTGGTTTTAGCACTCGTCCTTCTCATACCTGCATGTATTCAAAGAAGACATGAGATTGACAGACTTTCCAAGAGCCACAATACTGGTGCATATAATGGCAAAAGAGAGAATCCTCGGGAAAATCCTTCTTTAGGCCCTCCACCGAGTCATCTGGATAAAG TACCTAAGGAGACAGCTGTGGTGAAGCTGTCGGAGGATCATCAACCTGAGAGCAGGAAAGTGTGGGCTGTTCCGAGGACACAAAATGAGCGAGAAAGAAATGCACAGAGAACTGGTCTGATGCCTGATCGGGAAGATCAGGAGAGTGACGTGAGTGCACTTGAGGCGTACTTGAtgcctcctccccctcccccgcCCCCTCCTCCAACTCCTCCACcgcctcctccaccacctcTTGAAATTATTGTGAAGCCCACTGTGCCTGAACAAACAATGGCCACAAAGCCTTCCGTGAGAACTCGTATTCCTCTGGTTTCTGCCAAGTCCTTCACCATTGCATATCTTCAGCAATACACGAACAGCTTTTCTCAAGAAAATCTAATTGGACAAAGTGGAATGCTTGGTCGTGTGTATAGGGCAGAGCTTCCTAATGGCAAG TTGCTGGCTGTCAAGAAATTGGACAAGAAGGCTCCCAGTCAGCAGAAGGACGTCGAGTTTTTGGAATTGGTGAACAATATTGACAAGATTCGACATGCAAACATTGTGGAACTCATGGGTTACTGTGCTGAGCATGGCGAAAGGCTTCTAATATATGAGTACTGCAGTAATGGGACATTACAGGATGCGCTTCATTCGGATGATGATTTAAAGAAGAATTTTAGTTGGAATTCCCGCGTTAGGATGGCTCTTGATGCTGCCAGAGCCTTGGA GTACTTGCATGGGGTCTGTCAGCCACCTATCGTGCATAGGAACTTCAAGTCCTCAAATATTCTCCTTGATGATGATCTTTCCGTGCGTATTTCTGATTGTGGTTTAGATGCATTGATCTCTTCAGGTTCAGTTAGCCAG TTGTCGGGGCAACTTCAATCTACTTATGGATATGGAGCTCCCGAGTTCGAGTCCGGAATTTATACAATCAAAAGTGATGTCTACAGCTTTGGGGTAGTCATGTTGGAACTTCTGACTGGCCGAAAATCCTATGATAA GTCACGAAATCGGGGAGAGCAATTTCTTGTCAGATGGGCAGTCCCTCAACTCCATGACATTGATGCATTGTCCAGAATGGTCGATCCTTCTGTTGAGGGACAGTACCCTGTCAAATCGCTGTCACGGTTTGCTGATATTATATCTAGCTGCGTAAAG GCGGAGCCAAGTTTCAGGCCGCAGATGTCGGAAGTAGTCCAAGACCTCTCAGATATGATCAGGAGGGACCCTCATCCATGA